The Aerosakkonema funiforme FACHB-1375 genome includes a window with the following:
- the cas1d gene encoding type I-D CRISPR-associated endonuclease Cas1d gives MGTVYITADDAFVGKTDERLLVKANKDKLLDVPLIKVEGIVVLGRATVSPAVVNELLERHITLSFLTETGRYLGRLEPEMTKNIFVRKAQWQAAGETEKAVHLVKGFVRGKLKNYRMMLLRQGRKYAALDIDGAVSRIENAIAPIDETNKIDSLRGLEGAGSAGYFSAFNQLIRSEGFSFNGRNRRPPTDPVNALLSFGYSLLRHDIQSAVNVVGFDPYLGYLHCQHYGRPGLALDLMEEFRPLVVDAVVLSTINLQKLAPADFTTEPLSNAVLLSKEGRREFLKLYEEKKQSKFKHPVLGKQCTYQEAFEIQARLVAKYLMDEIEKYPPLVLK, from the coding sequence TTTGTTGGCAAAACTGACGAACGTTTGTTGGTGAAGGCGAACAAAGATAAACTTTTGGATGTGCCTTTAATTAAAGTAGAAGGAATTGTAGTTTTGGGACGGGCAACGGTTTCGCCTGCGGTGGTAAATGAATTGTTGGAAAGGCACATTACTTTAAGTTTTTTGACGGAAACAGGACGTTATTTAGGACGGTTGGAACCCGAAATGACTAAAAATATCTTTGTGCGGAAAGCGCAATGGCAAGCGGCGGGGGAAACTGAAAAGGCGGTGCATTTGGTGAAGGGATTTGTGCGGGGTAAGTTGAAGAATTATCGGATGATGTTGTTGCGACAAGGGCGAAAGTATGCGGCACTCGATATTGATGGGGCAGTTAGTAGGATAGAGAATGCGATCGCACCCATCGACGAAACCAACAAAATCGATTCTTTGCGCGGATTGGAAGGTGCTGGTAGCGCTGGTTATTTCAGTGCTTTCAATCAATTGATTCGCAGTGAAGGGTTTAGCTTTAATGGCAGAAACCGCCGCCCTCCGACCGATCCAGTTAACGCACTGCTGAGTTTTGGTTATTCCCTATTGCGTCACGATATCCAAAGTGCGGTGAATGTGGTGGGTTTCGATCCTTATTTAGGATATCTGCATTGCCAACATTACGGTCGTCCGGGATTGGCGCTGGATTTGATGGAGGAGTTTCGACCTTTGGTGGTGGATGCTGTTGTTTTGAGTACAATTAATTTGCAGAAACTTGCACCAGCAGATTTTACCACGGAACCGCTCAGCAATGCGGTGCTGTTATCGAAGGAGGGACGGCGAGAGTTTCTGAAACTTTATGAGGAGAAAAAGCAATCGAAGTTCAAGCATCCGGTGTTGGGAAAGCAATGTACTTATCAGGAAGCGTTTGAGATTCAGGCGCGTTTGGTGGCGAAGTATTTGATGGACGAAATTGAAAAGTATCCTCCGTTGGTGTTGAAATAA
- the cas2 gene encoding CRISPR-associated endonuclease Cas2 — MFVVVSYDIPEDSRRTKVHSILKSYGQWMQFSVFECDLTETQYAKLRSRLAKVIKPESDSIRFYFLCGCCQGKIERIGGEAVRDNSIFFA; from the coding sequence ATGTTTGTGGTTGTGTCTTACGATATTCCAGAGGATAGTCGCCGGACAAAGGTGCATTCTATCCTCAAGTCTTACGGACAGTGGATGCAGTTTAGCGTGTTCGAGTGCGATTTGACCGAAACGCAATATGCTAAATTGCGATCGCGCCTAGCCAAAGTGATTAAACCTGAGTCCGACAGCATCCGCTTTTACTTCCTGTGCGGCTGCTGCCAAGGTAAGATCGAACGGATTGGGGGAGAAGCCGTGCGCGATAACTCGATTTTCTTCGCTTAG